A region of the Primulina eburnea isolate SZY01 chromosome 7, ASM2296580v1, whole genome shotgun sequence genome:
gacggtctcacatgagatccaaTCTTGAATTTATAAGTCTTTATATTAAATACAAATTTTGTTTGATCTTAACTCATCAAAATTAATGTAAATCACAAAATAAATAACGTTACAAAATTTTATCATTGTCTTACATCACAAAACTCGTATAAGATCGTATTACCGTACAATTTTGTGAAACTAATTTTCTGTCCGACTCGACTTTTGTAAAAGTTACTTCATATATGAATCAAATCCACACATTAAACAAATatcgatccgtgagatcgtgtCTTAAGAAAGCTACTCACACGTAGcggcgaaaaaaaaaaaaaagaaaaatatgcaCAATCTTGCACGAAAGTAATATACATTAAAGTCTTGTTATATCAAATATGATGTAGTCTTGGATGAGTAAGAGTGGATAATACCGACCCAAATTCGTTATTTTTATCCTGTTTAGAATTTCAATATCACCTAACAATTTGATTAGACAATGCATCACTAAACCAATGGACAAATTGTACAAGAAAatgctctctctctctctctctctctacatatatatatatatatatatatatatatatatatatatatatatatatatatatataatatttggtgaaaaaataatatttgactAAGAGTTTCTTCGTAACGATTTACGTGATAACATAATTTGTAGGTTAATGTGTGACTCAAACCAAAAGACTAAAGCATTGATCCGGAAAATACTGTAAACAAAAGGAACAGAGCCTTCTCTTTTACAAAGTGACATCGATTCGACCTAACGCGCTTGAACTAAAGTCGTTCTTTTTTTCTGGAAATTGGATCGATGCTGTGGTTTACAGCTCAAAGTTTATAAGCTTCCAGAACGatatacaaaatattttaatgggaattttttttctcacgtgtattaatttttttgtgatTTTGGTACTCTATGTTGTCGAATTTCAATCTTGGTCTGCAATCTTTATTTTCTGTtgattttttattcatttttatgatgttgttcTGACGTGAGTAGTATCATACCAacattttttatgaaaaaattgTCAACAAATCGAACATACAAAATTAAAACTAACATTTCATAACACAGAACatcaaaattacaaaaataatatttttttacgtCGAGTCGGACTGaaaatttgtctcacaaaactGACAAATGAGACGACATCATATGAATGTTTGTGtatgaaataataaatatagATATCAATAGATCATTCGATAATCGATATTACGGTTCAATTCAGTCAAAATAATGCCGTAAatatttactttaaaaatattcaattttagttcaaacatatataaaaaaCCGCCCTCCCTAATGTTTTTGTTGTATGGTTGAAAAGCTTGATTTTTCAGTTTTAAGGTTTGACTGATTCCGTAAAGATGGTGTTTGTGTAAGCACTTACCTAAGCATGCCTACTGTGAATCGACAAAATTGCAAAGAGGAATATGGATTTTGATTTTGTGGGTATTTTCGTTGACCATGTCGTCATCTCACGACaacatttttgggtcaactcaTCCATTATCGTGTAATGGAAGTGGGGCAAACGCATATTGATTTGGTTTTGATTGGGTCTTTTGTGAgaaggtctcacgaatctttatctaagagacgagtcaatcctatctatatacacaataaaaaataatactcttagcataaaatttaatattttttcatggatgatccaaataagagatacgtataagaccgtctcacacaagttttttaatcaaaaaaaattcaaaaaacgaGATCCAAACTTGTTTTACTACATGTTCAAAAATAAAGTCATAATATTTagatttctttttcattttttagttAATACATTACTTTCAGTGTAGATTCAGCGACCATCActtattcaaaatattttttacacGAAATTAATTTAGATAATCGATTATTTGTTTGAGAAAAGTACCATGTAATGAATGTGCAGTGTGAATTGGCTAACATGGAGCTATAAATCCGGGATAAATATTGGGCTACAAGCCTCTTTGTACCAAATCAGGACTCGTGGTCATGGACTTAAGTCATATGGGCTGGGACATTCTCTTCTGGGCTTTCAAAGTGAACCTTTTGGAACCATGAAACGTTAATGTTGTACTTGGATCGACGtagattttttttgtttttgtttcgtAACGCAAGAGTGCAAAGGTTTTCTCGAGTTGGACGGAGATCGACCTTCGAGCCCAAAGGCAGAAGGGAGGTTGACTTCAAGATTCACCCGTCGAGCAGGGACGAAAGTCGACCTTAGTGATCCGACTGTGCCGAGTAGAAGGATCGTCGTTCAATGGATAAAAGTTACTCTAAGAATAACTGGTTGATCTTCCCCAAGAACTCACATCGACGGGGAGTTTAGGCACCTCGATGTCGGCTCTTTGGCACCTGAGGCTGTAGTATGTTCCAAAAATATGGCGAACTAGCTAAGATAATGAACTTTAAATTTATCGTTTAcatgttaattaattaaatgaatttcaaattcgcGGAGTTTATAATCTGACACTTTTATTTGACTATGTTAGTTTATTATTTTCTATAACCAAATTGTTCATGCCGACCAAAATGAAAAGAAGTTGAAGAAAAATAGCAAATAATTATCTAAAAAGATAATAATTTAGCAGTTTTTGAATTGTACCTCGTGACTCGTTTTTGAGATTCACCACCCCTAACGAACACCTACTACTTTTACTACATTCACGTATCAATATCACTGACATATATATATCTGGACCTTTGGTCTTCACGTTTTCTTTGACATCCAACCGTCAACTTCTGACCGTGACAACACTGGGTCACAGTTATGTAGTTTTTAAACTTGTTATAGGAAATGCATGGAACCCGGACGTTTTCGCTTTCCCTCCGGTGAGGTCATTCAAGAAAATGTTCAAGCTGCCATTTCACATCGATATGGTAACACTTTTTTTTTTACGGACGAAACATTGTGCAGCTCGATTGTAGAGGAAATTCCAAGTGCTGGGTAATCCCCCTGTGGTGTGTAAAGTtcgatttcttcttcttctttcttgagctttaattctagattttttttaacttttatgTTGTGTTCGCGATTTGTTGTTGAAGATATTGGCGATCGCTCTTGTGTTGGATCCTATTATGCTTCTACTCGTCTATTGATGATTTCAGTTCAAGATTTGTTCTTTGGCCAGAATGGATATTTTTCATGTTTCAATGTTGGTTAGCTGGGTGTTGATGAAGCGTTATATTTTGGTTTTTGGGTTCTAGTCAAGCTTTCTTTCGTTTGATTGGAGACAGGGAAGTTTCCATTTTAATAAAGGTAGCATTTATGTCCAGGTCTATCTGAAGATGGACGTGATGCTAGCTAGGGTAAGTTATAGGAGTATATTTGGTCTTGGAATGCTATGTAATTTGTCCACTGCAAGTTCTTCATCTATGTTTAGTTGGAAGCCATATAAGTATCAATATTAGTTTTTTGTCCAGCTATAATGTTCTTAGAGCCAATAATCTATAGACTTCCCTCGCAGTCGAACCATTCGCCAACTGCATGTACCAGGAATGCAGGGTTTGAACTGAGTGCAGTTACTGTTGATGGGAACGTCTCAAATTTCTTGATATAATTTTTCGTGGCTTTCTATACTTTGATCAGTTGTTGCGTCTGGATACTCGATTTACTCAAatcagaatttttttttctttagatGTCAATCTTCTTTATTATATAACCCATGGCGGAGATGGAATCtgtaaattaatatattatttatttattaatgaaGGAATGTGAACAGCAGACATGTGGGGATCAGGCCATTCATATAGCGTGGAGGCCTGCAACTGCGTGGAGCCAGAATGGCCTGCTGATGAATTGTTGATGAAATACCAGTATATTTCAGATTTCTTGATTGCCTTGGCATATTTCTCAATTCCTTTGGAATTGATCTACTTAGTTAAGAAATCTGCCGTGCTTCCATATAGATGGGTTCTTGTCCTGTTTGGTTCCTTAATTGTTCTTTGTGGAGCGACACACCTTATTCATTTATGGACATTTACCATTCATACGAGAAGTGTGGCTGTTGTCATGACCACTGCAAAACTTTTGACGGCTTTAGTGTCATGTGCTACAGCTCTTATGCTAGTGCATATCATCCCCGATTTATTTAGTGTCAAAACCAGGGAGctgtttttgaaaaataaggCTGCCGATCTAGATAGAGAAATGGGATTGATTCGGAATCAAGAAGAAACAGGTAGGCATGTTAGAATGCTAACTCATGAAATAAGAAGCACTCTTCATAGGCATACTATACTGAAGACCACATTCGTTGAGCTGGGAAGAACATTGGCTTTGGAAGAGTGTGCATTATGGATGCCGATGCGTAGAGGATTAGAGCTTCAACTGTACTACACTCTTCGTCACCAAAACCCGGTAGGACTTACCGTACCTATTCAACTTCCCGTGATCAATCAAGTGTTCAACGCTAATCATGCAGTGAAAATCTCTCCAAGTTCTCCCATTGCTAGATTTCGGCCTGCTGGAAAACACCTGCCTGGTGAGGTGGTTGCTGTCCGTGTGCCACTACTGCATCTTTCCAATTTCCAGATACATAATTGGCCTGAACTCTCTACGAAACGCTATGCTTTGATGGTTTTGATGCTACCTTCAGATAGTGCAAGACAATGGCATGCCCACGAACTGGAGCTTGTTGAAGTGGTGGTAGACCAGGTTCGAATTTTGTCACATCTATCCCCAACCATTTCAATGCTCCCCTTTTCTTTGTATGGATAGATCCATATATGTCATTGTGTATTATAAGTCTTCATGGTTATGTGATGATATCTTGGAGTTTCTTTCCTCTTTGATTATCCTTGAAACAGGTAGCAGTTGCTCtttcacatgctgaaattctgGAAGAGTCCACGAGGGCGAGAGATCTTCTTATGGAACAGAATATTGCCCTTGATCTAGCAAGAAGAGAAGCAGAGACTGCAGTTCGAGCTCGTGATGATTTCTTGGCTGTGATGAATCATGAAATGAGAACTCCCATGCATGCTATTATCGCTCTCTCATCCTTGCTTCAAGAAACTGAGCTCACACCCGAGCAACGTCTGATGATCGAGAATATCCTCAAGAGCAGCAACCTTTTGGCTACGCTTATCAATGATGTCTTAGATCTTTCAAGGCTTGAAGATGGTAGTCTTGAACTTGAGTTAGGAAGTTTTAGCCTTCAGTGCACTATTTAGAGAGGTACCCGTGCTGAATTGCTTGTTTTGACTTGCGTTGTGTTTCATGCTTCTTGCTAACAGAGAACCCGCCTCTTATTATAGGTCCTGAACTTAATAAAACCTGTAGCATCAGTGAAGAAGTTATATGTTACACTGAATTTATCTCCAGATATGCCTGAGTGCGCCGTTGGAGATGAAAAACGGCTGATGCAAGTTCTTTTAAATGTCATCGGTAATGCTGTCAAATTCTCGGAAGAGGGTGGCGTCTCTATTTCTGCTTTTGTTGCAAAGCCAGATGAGCTAAGAAATCCTCGATCCCCAGACTTTTTCTCTATACCTAGTGATAAACACTTCTATTTGCAAGTACAGGTCTGTTTCTGTTTCTACTTCTCTCTAGTTTTTTTGATTGGGTTTTTCCTTAATTCCTTTCTAGCTTTTAATATGAATTCTTTATATTGCATAGGTAAAAGATACTGGTTCAGGAATAAATCCCCAAGATATTCCGAAACTTTTCATGAAATTTGTTGAGAGTCAACCACTAGCTAATAAAAGTTCTGATGGTAGTGGACTAGGTCTTGCAATTTGTAAGAGGTATGAACTTCCTGATTCTGTCTTCTGATTATTGTTTTCTTTCTAAAACCTTTTTAGAACGACCTTTGCACTTTTTTCATTGGAACTTTTTGTATGATCAGGTTTGTAAATCTCATGGAAGGGCAAATTTGGATCGAAAGTGAAGGTCTCGGCAAGGGTTCTACTGCAATATTCATTGTAAAACTTGGAATTCCTGGACGCTCCAACGAATTGAAGATCTCTCGTGTGCCAAGAGGGCCAGGAAATCAAGTGGAGAAAAACTTTTCTGGGCTCAAAGTCGTGGTAATGGATGATAACTGGTCGGTAATTCATACACCTTTTGTCCTTGTTGAGGTTCTAATATTCGGCATGTGTTGCCATTAGTATTCAACACACGCATGTTAATCATGACGGACAATTACATAACAATTTATGATGCAGTGTCAGCCGTATGGTGACCAAAGGCCTCCTACTGCATCTGGGATGTGATGTGTTAGCTGTTGTCTCGGGAGACGATTGTGTCAACGCTGTTACAAATGAACACAGGGTGGTGTTCCTCGACGTCGTGAGCATGCCAATCGCCTATCATTTTGAGGTTGCTATGCTGATACGTGAAAAATTCTCAAAACAATCCAATCCCCATCTTGTTGTAGCACTCACTAGTGGAAAcactgataaaatcatcaaagaaAACTGCTTGAGGTTTGGTATGGATGGAATCGTGGTAAAACCAGTGTCTGTAGCTAAGATGAGAAGCATTTTATTTGAGCTCTTAAAGCATGGATTTCTGGCCGAATCCCAATGAACTAGAGACGCTTATAAATTGATGAAAACACATGAATATATATGGTGATTTTACTTACTTTTTAGTCTAGTTGATTCTTGTTTGATGTAATGAAAATTCTCAAGCGATTTCAAATTTTCAACCAAAGAATCCAACCAAAATCGAAGCAAAATTTGACGAACACCACACTCTAAACAGAGTTTATATATCAAAACCCGTCCTACCAAAATATAGGCAAACAAAAGACCAAGAAGCAAATTTGTttcaatgcaaaaaaaaaaaaaaaaaaaataaatccaaCAAGCAACATAATTGATATAAACAAACACAAATAATGTAGAGTGTGAAAAAAAACACTCTTATATTAACACAGAACCATAAGTTtcattcaaatttaaattaatttaaatttccaACAAAATGCACAAAGTAAAATATAATGTTCATGTAATATGATAGCTAATGGATAAACACCAACACAAAGAGTGGATTGCCACCATATGTGTTGTGCCTAAGTGATATGCTGTGTAAGATGTCTTTCGGCACCTTGAAATCACGAGGGAATTGAATTACTTAGAGAAAAAGTCCAAGCACGCTTTTTGAATCTTTCTAATCAATGTGATGACTTTAGAGCTTTTTTCAGCTAAGGTGGTATCGATTTGAAATTTCTATGCTATTACCAATTTACTAGATTGTACCTCGgttcatttattattttctaGTTATAAGTTGAATTATTGGAGGAACATGGACTTAAAAGATACCCATACCACCTTTGTTTCAATATATTTTAGACACCTTAGCTGAAAAAAGCTCTAAAGACATCACATTATCACAGAGACTCAAAATGCATGTTTGGAATTTATCTCCAAGTATCTCGGCGGGAAAATTATAGGTGTTATTATTGGAAAAAGCATATTCTAGgtgtaattattattttttttggaaaattgcTTTTTTAATATTGTAATTTGTCATTTTAACGAGAGAACATTAAATTATTCTAGAGAATATTGTACAGAAATCATGACACAAGTGATCTCTCTCAAAGCTCTTGTAATATAGCGTGTTAAGTTGATAATGTTGTATGATTTGGTTGGTCGTGTGAATCATAAAAAAAGACATCATATCTTAATGAATAAGACTGATATCTGATCGATGCTCATACAATGCAAGCAAAAAAGAAATGATAAGACCGGTCTTTCGTCTTTCGTTTAGTACAGAGTTTTGTGCTGCTCAATACAAGGAAGCAATGTCGTGTTACTTTGATCCTAATTAAACAATGATTAAACCTACCAGAAAATtaactaaaaattttcttgggTCTCAATCATATTGTTTTGCGTCGAGATGTCAACATACGGAAGTCGCCTTGTTCTGCAGTTTCAAGAATGAAAGTTCCTCTATTAATTTTCAGGGCCAAGACGTGTTCCTCCGCCATATTATATAGATGTTCCAATTTTAGGAAAGAACAGCAAACAAAATGGATTGAACATTACAACCGAGTGGAGCCACATAGTACTACCACGGAAAAAAACGATAAacgcaataaaaaaaaaaaaaaaaaggagcaACACAGCGTGGTGATAACCATCTTATTCATACAAGCATTAAAATCCTAGGATCTTAAGCAGAGGACACCAGGACCTGATAATTAAGTGGATTTTGGAGGATTCTCAATGATTTTGATACCACCAATGGTAACACCAGGACCCTGATGTCTAGGCACCAAGGTCACAACAATGAAGTCATCGTCAGCAATGTCCATGTCATCGTACAAATCCGTGAGCTTCAGCTGGATTGAGGTGGTGGCCGATGAGCTTTTCGTTTTGTGTGGCACCTGTGCGTAAGTTCCTGCATAAGCGGCCTTGTCCAGCTCCCCTGGATTGTCATCTTCATCGTTCACAAATACATCGAACTTGAGGAATTTAGATGTGTCCAAAGTTATGTTTTCCAAAACCAGCAATTCGTCGGCTTTTCCTTTCTTGGTCTTGGAAACCTGGAACCTGACAACATTGTCCAGCTTCAATGGAAACATGGTCTCCGCTTTTGGTGCCGTAGAGGCAACTCTCGCAACTCTAGCCTTAGAAGTCTGGGGTGGAGGCCTGTAGTCTAGCCATGGGAGATCGATTCTCTCGTAATCGAATCCCATTTTCAGATTATCTAAACAGTCTTTCACAGTGACGCGAACAAGCTGTGCATTCTCATCGTAGAACAGGAACGAGGCATCCAGGAAATCAGGGTCCGTAATCTTCTTGTCCGGAACTTTGCTGCTCGGCAAAAAGTATTGCCATAGAGTCCACATCCGGTCGACATTTGCGTGATGGCAATAAAATAAAGGGTCCCGGCCTGCCGAGTAGAAATTACCCATGTCTTCTCCGCCGCCGGGAAAAACTCCGACCCATACATGCACAGCGGTGTGGGAGCCGCGCTCTGGTGCACCAGGCCCTGGTTCAGCTGGAGTTCCTTCTTTATAAGGCTTGCCCATGAAATCATACGCATTTGAGTTGCCGCGAATCATCTCTGTGTACATTACTGTTAGGTTGTTAGCCACAACTTGAAGAGGGTCGGTGTTCCTAGTCGTGCCAAGATCTATCACAGCGGGAGGCAAATTTTTCTGGTTGCGTTTCACGTCGTAGAGAGCAGAATTAGGATCTAAGAACATGGGCGGCATTGTCATGCCTTTAGGATTGTCCCAGTTCCAGAATGGCAACGCGAAAGTGGGATCATTGATCAGTTTTCCCAGGATTCTTTCG
Encoded here:
- the LOC140836587 gene encoding polyphenol oxidase I, chloroplastic-like, translated to MASLHLSCVNTTFSDHHHFSLRRVFPKPSYSTTHANHCTNSPQVSCSVAANGGQNQKEPAFQNVEPSKGKVDRRNVLLGLGSLYGAANLVATPSSSANPVQAPQLDKCGTATDLITHQKLDVNCCPPISQSIVDYKIPPIFQMKIRPSAHRVSPEYIFKYNLAVDRMKRLPADDPRSFMQQANIHCAYCNGAYDQPGQGTLDLQVHNSWLFFPFHRWYLYFYERILGKLINDPTFALPFWNWDNPKGMTMPPMFLDPNSALYDVKRNQKNLPPAVIDLGTTRNTDPLQVVANNLTVMYTEMIRGNSNAYDFMGKPYKEGTPAEPGPGAPERGSHTAVHVWVGVFPGGGEDMGNFYSAGRDPLFYCHHANVDRMWTLWQYFLPSSKVPDKKITDPDFLDASFLFYDENAQLVRVTVKDCLDNLKMGFDYERIDLPWLDYRPPPQTSKARVARVASTAPKAETMFPLKLDNVVRFQVSKTKKGKADELLVLENITLDTSKFLKFDVFVNDEDDNPGELDKAAYAGTYAQVPHKTKSSSATTSIQLKLTDLYDDMDIADDDFIVVTLVPRHQGPGVTIGGIKIIENPPKST